The following coding sequences are from one Musa acuminata AAA Group cultivar baxijiao chromosome BXJ2-4, Cavendish_Baxijiao_AAA, whole genome shotgun sequence window:
- the LOC135610727 gene encoding probable galactinol--sucrose galactosyltransferase 2 encodes MIASFPTPLRLRSPFRCPRPLFPRENGGCRRRGWTWRSSMCLAAAPFVKDGALRVNGREALTGVPQNVVVSPPLMDGAAAFLGAVADREDSRHVFKLGVLRDYRLLCLFRFKIWWMIPRVGTAGSDVPFETQMLLLEARQYEAVDGGVREAAADPAFYILFLPVLDGDYRSSLQGNSSDELEFCIESGDPATTGSRFLEAVFVSHGSNPFDLMKESMKMLEKHKGTFSVREHKMKPGVLDYFGWCTWDAFYFDVNPQGIEDGLKSLSKGGTPPKFLLIDDGWQDTSNEFQKEGEPAAEGSQYGARLVSVKENNKFRRTADGASNNGATSLKDFVSNIKQTYGLRYVYVWHALMGYWGGVSPDAAETKKYNSKLVYPVQSPGNLSHSRDLTMDCMEKYGVGMVDPEKAFDFYDDLHSYLMSQNIDGVKVDVQNILETIGTSHGGRVSLAHRFHEALEKSIAKNFQDNSIICCMAQSTDSIYSSKVNSITRASDDYMPRNMLSQTLHVAAVAFNSMWLGEVMVPDWDMFYSLHYAAEFHAAARALGGCGVYISDKPNQHDFELLKKLVLPDGSILRAKYPGRPTRDCLFDDPVMDGKSLLKIWNHNKCTGILGIFNCQGAGTWPCLKVPSTPSSEVTYLTGHVSPGDVEYLEEVAGDNWTGDCAVYSYHDGSLSTLPKNGSLDVTLNVLQCKLFTISPIKSYDDTIQFAPIGLIKMYNSGGAIEAMDFMSDRSLCRLSIKGRGSGLFGAYSSLKPKVCTVNSTSEEFMFKDDNHMLTLTIPSGVDYWEICVCFDA; translated from the exons ATGATTGCGTCTTTTCCTACTCCCCTACGACTGCGCTCCCCCTTCCGGTGCCCCAGGCCTCTGTTTCCCCGAGAAAATGGGGGGTGCCGGAGGCGGGGATGGACTTGGAGGAGCTCCATGTGCTTGGCTGCTGCGCCGTTCGTCAAGGACGGAGCTCTGAGGGTCAATGGCAGGGAGGCGCTGACCGGCGTGCCCCAGAATGTCGTCGTCTCGCCGCCGTTGATGGATGGAGCAGCGGCGTTCTTGGGCGCGGTGGCCGATCGAGAGGACTCGCGGCACGTCTTCAAACTCGGTGTTCTTAG GGACTACCGACTACTTTGCTTATTCAGGTTCAAGATCTGGTGGATGATTCCCCGCGTGGGGACTGCAGGCAGTGATGTGCCTTTTGAGACCCAAATGCTGCTTCTTGAAGCAAGACAATATGAGGCTGTTGATGGAGGAGTTCGCGAAGCCGCAGCCGATCCAGCATTCTATATACTCTTCTTGCCTGTCTTAGATGGTGATTACAGAAGCAGCTTGCAGGGGAACTCCTCAGATGAACTTGAGTTCTGCATTGAAAGTG GTGATCCAGCGACTACAGGATCCCGGTTCCTGGAAGCAGTGTTTGTGAGTCACGGGAGCAATCCATTTGACCTCATGAAGGAATCCATGAA AATGCTAGAGAAACACAAGGGGACCTTTTCAGTGCGTGAGCATAAAATG AAACCTGGAGTGCTGGATTATTTTGGCTGGTGCACTTGGGATGCTTTCTACTTTGATGTTAATCCTCAAGGAATTGAAGATGGTTTGAAGAG TTTATCGAAAGGAGGCACACCGCCAAAATTCCTACTGATAGATGATGGTTGGCAGGACACCTCAAATGAATTCCAGAAAGAAGGTGAACCAGCTGCTGAAGGATCTCA GTATGGTGCTAGATTAGTCAGTGTTAAAGAGAACAACAAATTCCGAAGAACAGCAGATGGAGCCTCGAACAATGGAGCTACTTCTTTGAAGGATTTTGTTTCAAATATAAAGCAAACATATGGACTAAG GTATGTCTATGTATGGCACGCACTGATGGGGTACTGGGGAGGAGTAAGTCCAGATGCAGCAGAAACAAAGAAGTACAATTCAAAGCTAGTTTATCCTGTTCAATCTCCAGGAAATCTTTCGCATTCCAGAGACTTGACTATGGATTGCATGGAGAAGTATGGGGTTGGCATGGTCGACCCTGAGAAAGCATTTGATTTCTATGATGATCTGCACAGCTATCTCATGTCACAAAATATAGATGGAGTTAAAGTGGATGTACAAAATATCCTGGAAACAATTGGAACAAGTCATGGTGGCCGGGTATCCTTGGCTCATCGCTTTCATGAGGCACTCGAGAAATCTATCGCGAAGAACTTTCAGGATAATAGTATCATATGCTGCATGGCACAGAGCACAGACTCAATATACAG TTCGAAAGTGAACTCTATTACCAGAGCCTCAGATGATTACATGCCAAGAAACATGTTATCACAGACACTTCATGTTGCTGCTGTTGCATTCAATAGTATGTGGCTTGGAGAGGTTATGGTCCCAGACTGGGATATGTTCTAT AGCCTCCATTATGCCGCAGAGTTCCATGCAGCTGCAAgagctttgggaggttgtggagtcTACATCAG TGACAAACCAAAtcagcatgattttgagcttcttAAAAAGCTTGTTCTTCCCGATGGATCAATCCTCAGAGCTAAATATCCCGGGAGGCCTACTCGAGATTGTTTATTTGATGATCCAGTGATGGATGGGAAAAG CCTGCTGAAGATATGGAATCATAACAAATGTACTGGAATCCTTGGCATCTTCAATTGTCAGGGTGCAGGGACATGGCCATGCCTTAAAGTTCCAAGTACTCCAAGTTCTGAGGTCACATACCTCACTGGCCATGTTAGCCCTGGTGATGTTGAGTATCTTGAAGAGGTTGCAGGTGATAATTGGACTGGTGATTGTGCAGTTTACTCCTACCATGATG GATCTCTCTCCACATTGCCAAAGAATGGATCACTGGATGTCACACTAAATGTTCTGCAGTGCAAACTTTTCACCATATCTCCAATCAAG AGCTATGACGATACCATCCAATTTGCACCGATCGGACTGATCAAAATGTACAACTCTGGTGGTGCCATCGAAGCCATGGACTTCATGAGCGATCGATCTTTGTGCCGTTTGAGCATCAAGGGCAGAGGATCTGGTCTTTTTGGAGCTTATTCCAGCTTAAAACCCAAAGTTTGCACAGTTAACTCAACCtctgaggagttcatgttcaagGATGACAACCACATGCTGACACTAACAATTCCTTCAGGAGTGGATTACTGGGAAATATGTGTCTGTTTTGATGCATGA
- the LOC135610728 gene encoding probable galacturonosyltransferase 4 isoform X1, with product MTRRRLVLALLCLTVLSPIVLYTDRLSASSNPSSNNEVGDEASSLSFGTSDAGELRALAQVALEFSPKFSASVRLLDLRVPELTNSVKEPIGVVYSDNSNNSNQILTTPEDGSKDSTAKELPLGKSEEHKSRVLSAAVDERSLPEEGVIKEVTDGVTGNNSLEKPESVEENKEETGSQHTIPITVPEKEENKSEEKVKQVPPRNNTEKHHIVPSEKKSSSTTIPDARVRQLKDQLIRAKVYLSIGPIRSNPHFVRELRLRIKDVQRALGDATKDSDLPRSAYERLKAMELTLAKGKQIQDDCAAVVKKLRAMVHSSEEQLRVHKKQSLFLAQLAAKTIPKGLHCLPLRLSAEYFSMNSSQRQFPYEEKLEDPDLFHYALFSDNVLATAVVVNSTVSNAKNPADHVFHIVTDRLNYAAMRMWFLANPPGKAAIQVQNIEEFTWLNDSYSPVLKQLRSQSMIDYYFRTHHATANSDANLKYRNPKYLSILNHLRFYLPEVFPKLHKVVFLDDDVVVRRDLTGLWEINMKGKVNGAIETCGQSFHRFDKYLNFSNPLIAKRFNPRACGWAYGMNVFDLDEWRKQKVTEVYHYWQNLNVDRQLWKLGSLPPGLITFYNRTLSIDRRWHVLGLGYNPHVDHKDIEQAAVIHYNGNMKPWLDIGIPQYRGYWSKNVDYNHIFLRECNINP from the exons ATGACGAGGAGGAGACTCGTTCTGGCCTTGCTCTGCCTCACGGTCCTCTCGCCCATCGTTCTTTACACCGATCGGCTCTCTGCATCCTCCAATCCCAGCT CAAACAATGAGGTCGGGGATGAGGCTTCCAGTCTG AGCTTTGGGACTTCCGACGCCGGGGAACTGCGCGCGCTTGCGCAGGTAGCACTGGAATTCTCTCCCAAGTTTTCTGCCTCCGTTCGTCTTTTGGATCTCAGAGTTCCG GAGTTGACGAATTCTGTGAAGGAGCCAATAGGAGTCGTATACTCCGATAATTCAAACAATTCCAATCAGATTCTGACGACTCCGGAGGATGGATCGAAAGACTCAACCGCCAAAG AACTGCCATTGGGGAAATCTGAGGAGCACAAGAGCAGAGTTCTGTCGGCTGCAGTAGATGAGAGGAGTTTGCCAGAGGAGGGAGTGATCAAGGAAGTGACCGATGGGGTGACTGGAAACAATAGTTTAGAGAAGCCTGAGTCAGTGGAAGAGAACAAGGAGGAAACAGGATCTCAACATACTATTCCAATTACTGTTCCAGAAAAAGAG GAAAACAAATCTGAAGAGAAAGTTAAACAGGTGCCACCCAGGAACAATACAGAAAAACATCATATAGTTCCTAGCGAGAAAAAGAGCAGCAGCACAACAATTCCTGATGCTAGGGTCAGGCAACTCAAGGATCAGTTAATTCGTGCAAAGGTTTATCTCAGCATCGGGCCCATTCGATCAAATCCTCACTTTGTAAGGGAGTTACGTTTACGTATAAAGGATGTTCAGCGTGCCCTTGGGGATGCAACCAAGGATTCTGATCTGCCAAGAAG TGCATATGAGAGACTGAAGGCGATGGAGCTAACTTTGGCGAAAGGCAAGCAGATCCAAGATGATTGTGCTGCTGTTGTAAAGAAGCTCCGTGCTATGGTTCACTCCAGCGAGGAACAGTTACGAGTTCATAAGAAACAGTCATTGTTTCTAGCACAACTTGCTGCAAAGACCATTCCCAAAGGTCTACATTGTCTTCCTTTAAGGCTTTCTGCCGAGTACTTCTCTATGAACTCTAGCCAGCGGCAGTTCCCATATGAAGAAAAACTTGAAGACCCTGACCTCTTTCACTATGCTTTGTTTTCGGATAATGTGTTGGCTACAGCAGTGGTGGTGAACTCAACTGTATCTAATGCTAAG AACCCAGCAGATCATGTTTTCCACATTGTAACTGACAGACTGAACTATGCAGCTATGAGGATGTGGTTTTTAGCTAACCCACCTGGAAAAGCTGCCATTCAAGTTCAGAACATTGAAGAATTTACATGGCTAAATGACAGCTATAGTCCAGTGTTGAAACAGCTGAGGTCACAGTCCATGATCGACTATTACTTCAGGACTCATCATGCTACTGCAAACTCTGATGCAAACCTGAAGTACCGAAACCCAAAGTACCTATCCATCTTAAATCACCTGCGATTTTACCTACCTGAGGTATTTCCAAAGCTGCACAAAGTGGTGTTTTTAGATGATGATGTTGTCGTACGGAGAGACCTGACTGGCCTTTGGGAGATCAATATGAAAGGAAAAGTCAATGGTGCAATTGAGACATGTGGACAAAGCTTTCACCGTTTTGATAAGTATCTTAATTTCTCAAATCCTCTTATTGCCAAGAGATTCAATCCTCGTGCTTGTGGTTGGGCGTACGGAATGAATGTGTTTGATTTGGACGAGTGGAGGAAGCAGAAGGTTACTGAAGTTTATCACTACTGGCAGAATCTG AATGTTGATAGACAACTATGGAAATTGGGAAGTCTTCCTCCTGGTTTAATAACATTCTACAACCGTACACTTTCCATCGATCGTCGGTGGCATGTTTTGGGCCTTGGGTATAACCCACATGTAGACCACAAGGATATTGAGCAAGCAGCAGTCATCCACTACAATGGAAACATGAAGCCTTGGTTGGATATTGGCATACCTCAGTATCGTGGCTATTGGTCTAAGAATGTAGATTACAATCACATTTTCCTACGGGAATGCAACATCAATCCTTGA
- the LOC135610728 gene encoding probable galacturonosyltransferase 4 isoform X2, whose amino-acid sequence MTRRRLVLALLCLTVLSPIVLYTDRLSASSNPSSNNEVGDEASSLSFGTSDAGELRALAQELTNSVKEPIGVVYSDNSNNSNQILTTPEDGSKDSTAKELPLGKSEEHKSRVLSAAVDERSLPEEGVIKEVTDGVTGNNSLEKPESVEENKEETGSQHTIPITVPEKEENKSEEKVKQVPPRNNTEKHHIVPSEKKSSSTTIPDARVRQLKDQLIRAKVYLSIGPIRSNPHFVRELRLRIKDVQRALGDATKDSDLPRSAYERLKAMELTLAKGKQIQDDCAAVVKKLRAMVHSSEEQLRVHKKQSLFLAQLAAKTIPKGLHCLPLRLSAEYFSMNSSQRQFPYEEKLEDPDLFHYALFSDNVLATAVVVNSTVSNAKNPADHVFHIVTDRLNYAAMRMWFLANPPGKAAIQVQNIEEFTWLNDSYSPVLKQLRSQSMIDYYFRTHHATANSDANLKYRNPKYLSILNHLRFYLPEVFPKLHKVVFLDDDVVVRRDLTGLWEINMKGKVNGAIETCGQSFHRFDKYLNFSNPLIAKRFNPRACGWAYGMNVFDLDEWRKQKVTEVYHYWQNLNVDRQLWKLGSLPPGLITFYNRTLSIDRRWHVLGLGYNPHVDHKDIEQAAVIHYNGNMKPWLDIGIPQYRGYWSKNVDYNHIFLRECNINP is encoded by the exons ATGACGAGGAGGAGACTCGTTCTGGCCTTGCTCTGCCTCACGGTCCTCTCGCCCATCGTTCTTTACACCGATCGGCTCTCTGCATCCTCCAATCCCAGCT CAAACAATGAGGTCGGGGATGAGGCTTCCAGTCTG AGCTTTGGGACTTCCGACGCCGGGGAACTGCGCGCGCTTGCGCAG GAGTTGACGAATTCTGTGAAGGAGCCAATAGGAGTCGTATACTCCGATAATTCAAACAATTCCAATCAGATTCTGACGACTCCGGAGGATGGATCGAAAGACTCAACCGCCAAAG AACTGCCATTGGGGAAATCTGAGGAGCACAAGAGCAGAGTTCTGTCGGCTGCAGTAGATGAGAGGAGTTTGCCAGAGGAGGGAGTGATCAAGGAAGTGACCGATGGGGTGACTGGAAACAATAGTTTAGAGAAGCCTGAGTCAGTGGAAGAGAACAAGGAGGAAACAGGATCTCAACATACTATTCCAATTACTGTTCCAGAAAAAGAG GAAAACAAATCTGAAGAGAAAGTTAAACAGGTGCCACCCAGGAACAATACAGAAAAACATCATATAGTTCCTAGCGAGAAAAAGAGCAGCAGCACAACAATTCCTGATGCTAGGGTCAGGCAACTCAAGGATCAGTTAATTCGTGCAAAGGTTTATCTCAGCATCGGGCCCATTCGATCAAATCCTCACTTTGTAAGGGAGTTACGTTTACGTATAAAGGATGTTCAGCGTGCCCTTGGGGATGCAACCAAGGATTCTGATCTGCCAAGAAG TGCATATGAGAGACTGAAGGCGATGGAGCTAACTTTGGCGAAAGGCAAGCAGATCCAAGATGATTGTGCTGCTGTTGTAAAGAAGCTCCGTGCTATGGTTCACTCCAGCGAGGAACAGTTACGAGTTCATAAGAAACAGTCATTGTTTCTAGCACAACTTGCTGCAAAGACCATTCCCAAAGGTCTACATTGTCTTCCTTTAAGGCTTTCTGCCGAGTACTTCTCTATGAACTCTAGCCAGCGGCAGTTCCCATATGAAGAAAAACTTGAAGACCCTGACCTCTTTCACTATGCTTTGTTTTCGGATAATGTGTTGGCTACAGCAGTGGTGGTGAACTCAACTGTATCTAATGCTAAG AACCCAGCAGATCATGTTTTCCACATTGTAACTGACAGACTGAACTATGCAGCTATGAGGATGTGGTTTTTAGCTAACCCACCTGGAAAAGCTGCCATTCAAGTTCAGAACATTGAAGAATTTACATGGCTAAATGACAGCTATAGTCCAGTGTTGAAACAGCTGAGGTCACAGTCCATGATCGACTATTACTTCAGGACTCATCATGCTACTGCAAACTCTGATGCAAACCTGAAGTACCGAAACCCAAAGTACCTATCCATCTTAAATCACCTGCGATTTTACCTACCTGAGGTATTTCCAAAGCTGCACAAAGTGGTGTTTTTAGATGATGATGTTGTCGTACGGAGAGACCTGACTGGCCTTTGGGAGATCAATATGAAAGGAAAAGTCAATGGTGCAATTGAGACATGTGGACAAAGCTTTCACCGTTTTGATAAGTATCTTAATTTCTCAAATCCTCTTATTGCCAAGAGATTCAATCCTCGTGCTTGTGGTTGGGCGTACGGAATGAATGTGTTTGATTTGGACGAGTGGAGGAAGCAGAAGGTTACTGAAGTTTATCACTACTGGCAGAATCTG AATGTTGATAGACAACTATGGAAATTGGGAAGTCTTCCTCCTGGTTTAATAACATTCTACAACCGTACACTTTCCATCGATCGTCGGTGGCATGTTTTGGGCCTTGGGTATAACCCACATGTAGACCACAAGGATATTGAGCAAGCAGCAGTCATCCACTACAATGGAAACATGAAGCCTTGGTTGGATATTGGCATACCTCAGTATCGTGGCTATTGGTCTAAGAATGTAGATTACAATCACATTTTCCTACGGGAATGCAACATCAATCCTTGA
- the LOC135584519 gene encoding heavy metal-associated isoprenylated plant protein 47-like, whose protein sequence is MEQKIVIKINVICDRCRNKALKLASSVRGVESVAIQGRNRNRVVVTGEGVDSVCLTSILRQKMGYAEIIGISRASFDEVQECEVPGHQEVPQCYNNYCGPPQMMSNGVCNTYSNGYNHYYPPHPHTIHDGWYASRPSFCSIM, encoded by the exons ATGGAG CAAAAAATAGTGATCAAGATTAATGTGATATGTGACAGGTGCCGCAACAAGGCCCTGAAGTTAGCATCAAGTGTGAgag GTGTGGAATCTGTTGCAATACAAGGCAGGAACAGGAACCGTGTAGTAGTGACTGGAGAAGGGGTTGATTCTGTATGCTTAACAAGCATTTTAAGGCAGAAGATGGGCTATGCAGAGATCATTGGTATAAGCAGAGCGAGCTTTGATGAGGTTCAGGAGTGTGAGGTGCCAGGCCATCAGGAAGTACCACAATGTTACAACAATTACTGTGGACCTCCGCAGATGATGTCTAATGGAGTTTGCAATACATATTCAAATGGTTACAACCATTATTATCCACCACACCCACATACCATCCATGATGGGTGGTATGCCTCTCGCCCAAGCTTTTGCTCGATTATGTAA
- the LOC103983261 gene encoding uncharacterized protein LOC103983261: protein MATLLANRRFHISLHGQFRCLVISSGVKNRRDSFSRVRCIPGEYAKIRKASNFSHLKTAKERETYPTETVSSKNIKFHRNFSRNSLPDAEGASSSGIFDRTEELLEFKDVSSCSLDIMEDAAEEEFGQCPGEEQDSDITKITETGEVMKSRIKQDAEQMAIELLSARAFTTLELRKKLRGKKYPLDIVDSLIASLKDRGLINDGLYAESFSHSRWLSSTWGPKRIKKALRHKGVSEMVADKATKEVFEEDDTGGNDQNIQHGISKNSMEHLYLQASKQWFRSQDSSLQIRKSRIVRWLQYRGFSWVITNNILRRLESDYPP, encoded by the exons ATGGCAACTTTGTTGGCAAACCGAAGGTTTCACATCTCCCTCCATGGCCAGTTTCGATGCCTTGTTATTTCTTCGGG GGTGAAGAACAGACGTGATTCGTTCAGTCGTGTTAGATGCATTCCGGGGGAATACGCCAAGATCAGGAAAGCATCAAATTTTTCGCATCTGAAGACTGCCAAGGAGAGAGAAACCTACCCGACCGAAACAGTCTCttccaaaaatatcaaatttcacCGGAATTTTTCACGCAACAGTCTCCCTGATGCAGAAGGCG CAAGCTCAAGTGGTATCTTTGATAGAACTGAAGAACTCCTAGAGTTCAAAGATGTCAGTAGTTGTTCTCTAGATATCATGGAGGATGCTGCAGAGGAAGAGTTTGGACAATGCCCTGGTGAGGAACAAGATTCTGATATAACAAAGATCACTGAAACTGGGGAAGTAATGAAAAGTAGAATTAAGCAGGATGCTGAGCAAATGGCAATTGAATTACTTTCGGCCAG AGCATTTACAACACTTGAGCTGCGAAAAAAATTACGAGGCAAAAAATACCCTCTTGATATAGTTGACTCGCTGATAGCCAGTTTAAAAGACAG GGGTTTGATAAATGATGGTCTATATGCGGAGTCATTCTCTCACTCTCGTTGGTTGTCCTCGACTTGGGGTCCAAAACGTATAAAAAAG GCACTTAGGCACAAAGGGGTGAGTGAAATGGTAGCCGATAAAGCAACAAAAGAGGTATTTGAGGAGGATGACACTGGTGGCAACGATCAGAACATACAACATGGCATTTCCAAAAATTCAATGGAACATCTCTATCTTCAGGCCTCTAAGCAGTGGTTTCGCAGCCAGGACTCATCTCTTCAGATTCGGAAGTCGAGAATTGTAAGGTGGCTGCAGTACCGTGGATTCAGCTGGGTAATCACTAACAACATATTAAGAAGGCTCGAATCAGATTATCCACCATGA
- the LOC103983260 gene encoding vacuolar protein sorting-associated protein 32 homolog 2 isoform X2, with amino-acid sequence MLEKKEKVLLKKAAAEVEKAKEFTRAKNKRAAIQCLKRKRLYEQQVEQLGNFQLRIHDQMIMLEGAKATTETVDALRTGAAAMKAMQKATNIDDVDKTMDEINEQTENMKQIQEALATPIGAAADFDEDELEAELEELEGAELEEQLLQPATTAPAAPVHVPAGRVPARPVPQKNTAEEDELAALQAEMAM; translated from the exons ATGCTtgagaaaaaggagaaagttcTCTTGAAGAAGGCTGCTGCTGAAGTTGAAAAGGCTAAGGAGTTCACAAGAGCAAAGAATAAGAGAG CTGCTATACAATGCTTGAAGAGGAAGAGGCTTTATGAACAACAAGTTGAGCAACTTGGAAACTTCCAGTTGAGGATTCATGATCAG ATGATAATGTTGGAAGGTGCAAAAGCTACAACAGAAACTGTTGACGCTTTGAGAACTGGAGCAGCAGCAATGAAAGCTATGCAAAAAGCAAC TAATATTGATGATGTTGACAAGACCATGGACGAGATCAATGAACAGACAGAGAACATGAAGCAAATTCAGGAAGCATTAGCCACTCCTATTGGAGCAGCAGCTGACTTTGATGAA GATGAGTTGGAAGCAGAACTGGAAGAGTTGGAGGGAGCCGAGTTGGAGGAACAGCTTCTTCAGCCTGCTACAACTGCTCCTGCTGCGCCAGTTCATGTTCCTGCTGGTAGAGTACCTGCTCGGCCTGTTCCCCAGAAAAATACTGCCGAGGAAGATGAACTTGCAGCATTGCAAGCTGAGATGGCAATGTAG
- the LOC103983260 gene encoding vacuolar protein sorting-associated protein 32 homolog 2 isoform X1 yields the protein MFSRLFGKPKEQTNAVATLDKLNETLEMLEKKEKVLLKKAAAEVEKAKEFTRAKNKRAAIQCLKRKRLYEQQVEQLGNFQLRIHDQMIMLEGAKATTETVDALRTGAAAMKAMQKATNIDDVDKTMDEINEQTENMKQIQEALATPIGAAADFDEDELEAELEELEGAELEEQLLQPATTAPAAPVHVPAGRVPARPVPQKNTAEEDELAALQAEMAM from the exons ATGTTCAGTAGGCTGTTTGGAAAGCCCAAGGAGCAAACCAATGCCGTGGCCACTCTCGATAAATTAAATGAG ACACTTGAGATGCTtgagaaaaaggagaaagttcTCTTGAAGAAGGCTGCTGCTGAAGTTGAAAAGGCTAAGGAGTTCACAAGAGCAAAGAATAAGAGAG CTGCTATACAATGCTTGAAGAGGAAGAGGCTTTATGAACAACAAGTTGAGCAACTTGGAAACTTCCAGTTGAGGATTCATGATCAG ATGATAATGTTGGAAGGTGCAAAAGCTACAACAGAAACTGTTGACGCTTTGAGAACTGGAGCAGCAGCAATGAAAGCTATGCAAAAAGCAAC TAATATTGATGATGTTGACAAGACCATGGACGAGATCAATGAACAGACAGAGAACATGAAGCAAATTCAGGAAGCATTAGCCACTCCTATTGGAGCAGCAGCTGACTTTGATGAA GATGAGTTGGAAGCAGAACTGGAAGAGTTGGAGGGAGCCGAGTTGGAGGAACAGCTTCTTCAGCCTGCTACAACTGCTCCTGCTGCGCCAGTTCATGTTCCTGCTGGTAGAGTACCTGCTCGGCCTGTTCCCCAGAAAAATACTGCCGAGGAAGATGAACTTGCAGCATTGCAAGCTGAGATGGCAATGTAG